From one Alphaproteobacteria bacterium genomic stretch:
- a CDS encoding TIGR00282 family metallophosphoesterase: MKILFCGDLVGRAGRDVVLEHLPALRAEMGLDFVVVNAENAAHGFGLTQKICEDLFEAGADAITTGNHAWDQREIIPFIDADHRVLRPLNYTAGTPGRGASVIKARDGRSVLVVNVMCRLFMELLDDPFVAVDAVLKNHPVGGAVDAVLIDVHGEATSEKMALGHVCDGRASLVVGTHTHIPTADAQVLPGGTAYQSDAGMCGDYDSVIGMKKETAIAKFRTKIVTERLSPARGPASLCGVYVETDDATGLAARVAPVVLGGRLHPAWPTFLPPRAATA; this comes from the coding sequence ATGAAAATACTATTTTGCGGCGACCTTGTGGGACGCGCAGGCCGCGATGTGGTCCTGGAGCATTTGCCCGCCCTGCGCGCCGAGATGGGGCTGGATTTTGTCGTCGTGAATGCCGAGAACGCGGCGCATGGTTTCGGCCTGACGCAGAAAATCTGCGAGGATCTGTTCGAGGCGGGCGCGGATGCCATCACGACCGGCAATCATGCCTGGGACCAGCGCGAAATCATTCCGTTCATCGACGCCGACCATCGCGTTCTGCGCCCGCTGAACTACACCGCCGGCACGCCGGGGCGCGGCGCGTCCGTGATCAAGGCCCGCGACGGCCGTTCGGTGCTCGTCGTCAATGTGATGTGCCGCTTGTTCATGGAGTTACTCGACGATCCTTTTGTGGCGGTGGATGCAGTCTTGAAGAATCATCCCGTCGGTGGCGCGGTCGATGCCGTTCTCATCGATGTGCATGGCGAGGCGACGTCCGAAAAGATGGCGCTCGGGCATGTCTGCGACGGCCGGGCGAGCCTGGTCGTGGGCACCCACACACATATTCCCACCGCAGATGCACAGGTCCTGCCGGGCGGCACGGCCTACCAGTCGGATGCGGGCATGTGCGGGGACTATGATTCGGTCATCGGCATGAAGAAGGAAACCGCGATCGCCAAGTTCCGGACGAAGATCGTGACCGAGCGCCTTTCGCCGGCGCGTGGGCCCGCCAGCCTGTGCGGGGTTTATGTCGAGACCGACGATGCGACAGGGCTGGCGGCCCGGGTCGCGCCGGTGGTTCTGGGCGGCCGGCTGCATCCGGCCTGGCCGACGTTCCTGCCGCCGCGCGCCGCGACGGCCTGA
- the ybgF gene encoding tol-pal system protein YbgF, which translates to MLKPLRIIVPAGLSLLLVLSSGAALAQSNDVRGLADTVSRLERQLQALERNVYRDGPPPATPSGPPTAGAPSVAPPSGTALSNLQVTTDGLEEQLRRLTGQVEQLDFQVRQMNQRMDRLVSDVDFRLRALEGGTGEATATGSTAPVAPAAPRSPGEVTVERGGNPGAPRVFGTLTETQLRNAGVETAPVGAQTASADPAAQVPSPASLPAGSPRDQYDFAYKFLLQRDFESAETALSSFVAANPEDSLAGNAQYWLGETYYVRGDYPTAARAFAEGFQRYPDSAKAPDNLLKLGMSLAQLQQNSDACITLKKLRVEYPDAPTSIVQRADREIGRLQCP; encoded by the coding sequence ATGTTGAAGCCTCTTCGGATTATTGTGCCCGCCGGCCTTTCGCTGCTGCTCGTCCTGTCGAGCGGCGCGGCGCTGGCCCAGTCCAACGATGTGCGTGGACTGGCCGATACGGTCTCGCGCCTGGAACGCCAACTGCAGGCCCTGGAACGCAACGTGTATCGCGACGGGCCGCCCCCGGCGACGCCATCGGGACCCCCGACAGCCGGTGCGCCATCCGTCGCTCCGCCGTCGGGGACGGCATTGTCCAACCTTCAGGTCACGACAGACGGTCTGGAAGAGCAGTTGCGCCGGCTGACCGGACAGGTCGAGCAGCTGGATTTCCAGGTCCGCCAGATGAACCAGCGCATGGACCGGCTGGTGTCGGACGTCGATTTCAGGCTCCGCGCTCTCGAAGGGGGTACCGGTGAGGCGACCGCGACCGGTTCGACGGCACCTGTCGCCCCTGCCGCGCCGCGTTCACCGGGCGAGGTGACGGTCGAGCGCGGCGGCAACCCGGGCGCCCCCCGGGTGTTCGGCACTCTGACCGAGACGCAATTGCGCAATGCGGGGGTCGAGACCGCGCCGGTCGGCGCGCAGACCGCCAGCGCCGATCCCGCCGCGCAAGTGCCGTCGCCGGCCAGCTTGCCGGCGGGCAGCCCGCGTGATCAGTATGACTTCGCCTACAAGTTCCTGCTGCAACGCGATTTCGAGAGCGCCGAGACCGCGCTCAGCTCGTTTGTCGCGGCAAATCCCGAAGATTCGCTGGCCGGGAACGCGCAGTACTGGCTGGGTGAGACCTATTATGTGCGCGGTGATTACCCGACCGCCGCCCGCGCCTTTGCCGAGGGTTTCCAGCGCTATCCCGACAGCGCCAAGGCGCCCGACAACCTGCTGAAATTAGGCATGTCCCTGGCGCAGCTCCAACAGAATTCGGATGCCTGTATCACGCTGAAGAAATTGCGGGTGGAATATCCCGACGCGCCCACCAGCATTGTCCAGCGTGCCGATCGGGAGATCGGCCGGCTGCAGTGCCCGTAG
- a CDS encoding cell envelope integrity protein TolA, giving the protein MTATVIPVEVVRIDDVTRPPAAATPEPDPEPTRTASPQPPPKPPQPVPEPPKQAQPEKVAALPEPAPPAIKPAPPKEKTPEPKPEPAPQVAKVQPKAKPKPPAPSRSFDNILKDLAADDKPVKTAERARKPESVREKGKEAPQQSQIAEHASIAELDLLRQLIRRQIQECWSPPVGARDAEDLIVTVLIRVDPQGMVREATVVDAPLMGLDRYFQSAAEAARRAVLNDRCQPLQLPADKYEIWKEIRFNFDPSKMLS; this is encoded by the coding sequence GTGACCGCGACGGTGATTCCGGTGGAGGTGGTGCGCATCGACGATGTGACGCGCCCGCCGGCCGCCGCAACCCCGGAACCGGATCCCGAACCGACCCGGACCGCATCGCCGCAGCCGCCGCCGAAACCGCCGCAGCCGGTCCCCGAGCCGCCGAAACAGGCGCAACCCGAGAAGGTCGCAGCGCTCCCTGAACCGGCGCCGCCGGCGATCAAGCCCGCACCGCCGAAGGAAAAAACACCGGAACCGAAGCCGGAACCCGCGCCACAGGTCGCCAAGGTGCAGCCGAAGGCCAAGCCGAAACCGCCCGCGCCGTCGCGGAGTTTCGACAATATCCTGAAGGATCTCGCGGCGGACGATAAACCGGTCAAGACGGCGGAGCGTGCGCGCAAGCCGGAGTCGGTGCGCGAGAAGGGCAAGGAGGCTCCGCAGCAATCACAGATTGCCGAACATGCGAGTATTGCCGAACTCGATCTGCTGCGGCAGCTGATCCGCCGGCAGATTCAGGAATGCTGGAGCCCGCCGGTCGGCGCGCGCGATGCCGAGGACCTGATCGTCACGGTGCTTATCCGGGTCGATCCGCAGGGTATGGTGCGCGAGGCCACGGTTGTCGACGCACCGTTGATGGGGCTCGACCGTTACTTTCAGTCGGCGGCCGAGGCCGCGCGCCGCGCCGTGTTGAACGACAGATGCCAACCCTTGCAGTTGCCGGCCGACAAATACGAGATCTGGAAAGAAATCCGGTTCAACTTCGACCCAAGTAAAATGCTGAGCTAG
- the ruvC gene encoding crossover junction endodeoxyribonuclease RuvC: protein MRLLGVDPGLRFTGWGVVDIDGNRLRHVANGVVKSGKGELAQRLVRLHQGLSEVLATHHPDGAAVEETFVNKDGQSTLKLGQARGIALLVPALAGIPVAEYAANSVKKSVVGYGHADKEQIGHMIGVLLPGALVESPDAADALAVAICHAHHISAQALYEAAQ, encoded by the coding sequence ATGCGGCTGTTGGGCGTTGATCCGGGTCTGCGTTTCACCGGCTGGGGTGTCGTGGATATTGACGGGAACCGGCTGCGCCATGTCGCGAACGGCGTCGTGAAATCGGGAAAAGGCGAACTTGCGCAGCGGCTGGTGCGGTTGCATCAGGGGCTGTCCGAGGTGCTGGCCACCCACCACCCCGACGGTGCCGCCGTCGAGGAAACATTCGTCAACAAGGACGGCCAGTCCACACTGAAGCTTGGCCAGGCCCGCGGCATCGCACTGCTGGTGCCGGCGCTGGCCGGCATTCCGGTCGCGGAATATGCCGCCAATAGTGTGAAGAAATCCGTGGTCGGCTATGGCCATGCGGACAAGGAACAGATCGGTCACATGATCGGCGTGTTGCTGCCGGGTGCACTGGTCGAATCACCCGATGCGGCGGACGCGCTAGCGGTCGCCATCTGCCACGCGCACCACATAAGCGCCCAGGCGCTTTACGAGGCCGCGCAATGA
- the ybgC gene encoding tol-pal system-associated acyl-CoA thioesterase, which produces MSAHGAENANVSGWFEGVRHVYPVRVYYEDTDAAGIVYHANYLRFAERARTEMMRCLGTEHRVLMQSDDVAFAVRSLDTEFFLPARLDDPLTVETRVDAVGGASMRLTQIVLGRTGEAGAPVPLVRMAVRLACIDAGLRPARLPGAVRAALTELVKDQ; this is translated from the coding sequence ATGAGCGCGCATGGAGCGGAGAACGCGAATGTTTCCGGATGGTTTGAGGGTGTTCGCCATGTTTATCCGGTGCGGGTCTATTACGAGGACACGGACGCGGCCGGCATTGTCTACCACGCCAACTATCTCCGATTTGCGGAGCGGGCGCGGACGGAGATGATGAGATGCCTGGGGACCGAACACCGGGTGCTGATGCAAAGCGACGACGTCGCTTTCGCGGTGCGTAGCCTCGATACGGAGTTCTTTCTGCCTGCGCGACTGGACGACCCGTTGACGGTGGAGACCCGGGTCGATGCGGTGGGGGGCGCCAGCATGCGGCTGACGCAGATCGTGCTCGGCCGTACCGGGGAAGCCGGGGCGCCGGTCCCGCTGGTGCGGATGGCCGTTCGGCTGGCATGCATCGATGCGGGCTTGCGCCCGGCGCGGCTGCCGGGGGCGGTACGGGCCGCGCTGACGGAACTGGTGAAGGATCAATGA
- the pal gene encoding peptidoglycan-associated lipoprotein Pal, with translation MRFNIPGLVVAAFVLAACSSTGDESANTGSTGASSSGGGNQTATAPTGPKPGSQIDLEVNVGDRVFFDFDKSNLSADARTAVERWAAWLKTYPANKVVVEGHADERGTREYNLALGERRADSARDYLVSLGIDPNRVRIVSFGKERPVVPGSNESAWAQNRRAVVVISTN, from the coding sequence ATGCGATTTAACATTCCCGGCCTGGTGGTAGCGGCCTTCGTTCTTGCCGCCTGTTCCTCTACGGGCGACGAAAGTGCCAACACGGGCAGCACCGGCGCATCCAGCTCCGGCGGCGGCAATCAGACCGCCACGGCACCGACCGGTCCCAAGCCCGGTTCCCAGATCGATCTCGAGGTCAATGTCGGCGACCGCGTCTTCTTCGATTTCGACAAGTCGAACCTGTCGGCCGATGCCCGCACCGCGGTTGAGCGCTGGGCAGCCTGGCTCAAGACCTATCCCGCGAACAAGGTCGTGGTCGAGGGGCATGCGGACGAACGCGGTACGCGCGAATACAACCTGGCGCTCGGCGAGCGTCGTGCAGATTCGGCGCGCGACTATCTGGTCTCCCTCGGGATCGACCCGAACCGGGTGCGGATTGTGAGCTTCGGCAAGGAACGTCCTGTCGTTCCGGGCTCGAACGAAAGCGCGTGGGCGCAGAACCGCCGCGCGGTCGTGGTGATCAGCACCAACTAG
- the ruvB gene encoding Holliday junction branch migration DNA helicase RuvB: MVDPAAHDDDRVDTALRPQALDGFIGQAAVRENLSVFIAAARQRGEAIDHVLFHGPPGLGKTTLARIVSQELGVGFRATSGPVITKAGDLAAVLTNLQPRDVLFVDEIHRLNPAVEEVLYPAMEDGELDLIIGEGPAARSVRIELPPFTLVGATTRLGLLTTPLRERFGINLRLEFYSPEDLTTIVRRGAALLELEMSEDGATEVARRARGTPRIAGRLLRRVRDFALVEDSLPVDRKVADHALSRLDVDDRGLDTMDRRYLRHIAEVHFGGPVGIDTLAAALSEERDTLEDVVEPYLIQQGFIQRTPRGRMLTPRAYGHLGLDVPKGAQQDLLSGHTVATNDPQNSNLDDNGADGS; this comes from the coding sequence CTGGTCGACCCGGCGGCCCACGACGACGACCGCGTCGACACGGCATTGCGGCCCCAGGCGCTCGATGGCTTCATCGGCCAGGCGGCCGTGCGCGAAAACCTGTCGGTCTTCATCGCCGCCGCGCGCCAACGTGGTGAGGCCATCGATCATGTGCTGTTTCACGGTCCCCCGGGGCTGGGCAAGACGACCCTGGCGCGGATCGTGTCCCAGGAGCTGGGGGTCGGGTTCCGCGCCACATCCGGCCCGGTCATCACGAAGGCGGGGGACCTGGCCGCCGTGCTGACCAACCTGCAGCCGCGCGACGTGTTGTTCGTTGATGAAATCCACCGTCTCAACCCGGCGGTCGAGGAAGTGCTGTATCCCGCGATGGAGGATGGCGAACTCGACCTGATTATCGGCGAGGGGCCGGCGGCGCGCTCGGTGCGGATCGAATTGCCGCCGTTCACGCTGGTCGGTGCCACCACGCGGCTCGGCCTGCTGACAACGCCGCTGCGCGAACGTTTCGGCATCAACCTGCGGCTCGAATTCTATTCGCCGGAAGACCTGACGACAATCGTGCGCCGAGGTGCGGCGTTGCTCGAACTGGAGATGAGCGAGGACGGTGCCACGGAGGTCGCGCGACGCGCCCGGGGTACGCCGCGCATCGCCGGACGCCTGCTGCGCCGAGTGCGGGATTTCGCGCTCGTGGAGGACAGCCTGCCGGTCGACCGCAAGGTGGCGGACCACGCGCTGTCGCGGCTCGATGTCGATGACCGCGGCCTCGACACGATGGACCGGCGCTATCTGCGGCACATCGCGGAGGTGCATTTCGGGGGGCCGGTCGGTATCGACACCCTCGCCGCGGCGCTCTCAGAGGAGCGCGACACGCTTGAGGATGTCGTCGAGCCGTACCTGATTCAGCAGGGGTTCATCCAGCGCACGCCGCGGGGGCGGATGCTGACGCCGCGCGCCTACGGGCATCTGGGGCTGGATGTTCCCAAGGGTGCGCAACAGGACCTTCTGTCCGGCCATACGGTCGCCACAAATGATCCCCAGAATTCAAACTTGGACGACAATGGTGCAGACGGATCATGA
- the tolR gene encoding protein TolR: MALSSDSMRLRRRLRGGPMTEINVAPFVDVMLVLVVIFMIAAPLLTVGVPVDLPKAAVDPLNEDKEPLIITVDAEGRVYLQESEIKESVLIPRLVAVSEANPDLRVFVRGDRAINYGRVMEVMGMVSEAGFAKVALIAEVPIPKTPGQ, translated from the coding sequence ATGGCCCTTAGCTCTGACAGTATGCGGCTACGCCGCCGTTTGCGCGGCGGGCCGATGACCGAGATCAACGTCGCGCCGTTCGTCGATGTGATGCTTGTGCTGGTGGTCATTTTCATGATCGCGGCACCGCTGCTGACGGTCGGGGTTCCGGTGGACCTGCCGAAGGCCGCGGTCGACCCCCTCAACGAAGACAAGGAACCGCTGATCATCACCGTGGATGCGGAAGGCCGCGTCTATCTTCAGGAATCGGAGATCAAGGAGAGCGTCCTCATTCCCCGTCTGGTGGCCGTCTCCGAGGCGAACCCGGATTTACGGGTCTTCGTGCGCGGTGACCGGGCGATCAATTACGGCCGGGTGATGGAGGTGATGGGGATGGTCTCCGAGGCGGGCTTCGCGAAGGTCGCGCTGATCGCCGAGGTTCCGATCCCGAAAACTCCGGGTCAGTAG
- the tolB gene encoding Tol-Pal system beta propeller repeat protein TolB has protein sequence MMTKPAIRMFLATLFGAMILALPALPARAELTVDITQGNIEPLPIAVPNFIASEDVARRFSIDIAQVISDNLERSGLFRPIDKQAFISQPQSLGVNPRFANWKPLNAQALVVGEVNIEPNGALRASFRLWDVFAENQMTGLSLTTTQANWRRVAHIISDTIYERITGEAGYFDTRIVYIAENGPSDRRVKRLSIMDQDGANHRFLTDGQTLVLTPRFSPTQQEITYLAYFNDQPRVYLFNIDTGEQELLGDFPGMTFAPRFSPDGDSVIMSFAQDGNSDIHVMDLRTRRVRRLTDNPAIDTGPSYAPDGRKIVFESDRGGSQQLYVMDSDGGGQQRISFGDGRYGTPVWSPRGDLIAFTKIFRGTFHIGVMRPDGTGERLLTRGFLVEGPTWAPNGRVLMFFRQEKSDARGLGGTPRLFSIDLTGFNERELGTPVGGSDPAWSPGPLRQ, from the coding sequence ATGATGACCAAACCCGCCATCCGAATGTTCCTCGCTACACTCTTCGGGGCGATGATCTTGGCGCTGCCGGCGCTTCCCGCACGGGCCGAGCTGACGGTGGACATTACTCAGGGAAATATCGAGCCGCTGCCGATCGCGGTGCCGAACTTTATCGCGTCCGAAGATGTCGCGCGCCGGTTCAGCATCGATATCGCCCAGGTCATTTCGGACAATCTGGAGCGTTCGGGACTGTTCCGGCCGATCGACAAACAGGCCTTCATTTCCCAGCCGCAAAGCCTGGGTGTGAACCCGCGCTTCGCCAACTGGAAACCTCTGAATGCCCAGGCGCTGGTCGTTGGCGAGGTCAACATCGAGCCGAACGGCGCCCTGCGCGCCTCGTTCAGGCTTTGGGATGTGTTTGCGGAAAACCAGATGACGGGGCTGAGCCTGACCACCACCCAGGCGAACTGGCGCCGAGTGGCGCACATCATCTCCGATACGATCTATGAGCGGATCACGGGCGAGGCCGGCTATTTCGACACGCGCATCGTGTATATCGCCGAGAACGGTCCGTCCGACCGACGGGTCAAGCGCCTGTCGATCATGGACCAGGACGGCGCCAATCACCGCTTCCTGACCGATGGCCAGACGCTCGTGCTCACGCCGCGCTTCTCGCCGACCCAGCAGGAAATCACCTATCTCGCCTATTTCAACGATCAGCCGCGCGTGTATCTGTTCAACATCGACACCGGCGAGCAGGAACTGCTGGGCGATTTTCCGGGCATGACCTTTGCGCCGCGATTCTCTCCCGACGGTGACAGCGTGATCATGAGTTTCGCCCAGGACGGGAATTCCGATATCCATGTCATGGACCTGCGCACCCGCCGGGTGCGACGGCTGACCGATAATCCGGCGATCGATACCGGGCCTTCCTATGCGCCGGACGGGCGCAAGATCGTCTTCGAATCCGACCGCGGCGGCAGCCAGCAACTCTATGTCATGGATTCCGACGGCGGCGGGCAGCAACGAATCAGTTTCGGCGACGGCCGCTACGGCACACCTGTCTGGTCGCCGCGCGGTGACCTCATCGCCTTCACCAAGATTTTCCGGGGCACATTCCACATCGGCGTAATGCGCCCGGACGGCACCGGCGAGCGTCTGTTGACCCGGGGCTTCCTGGTCGAGGGGCCAACCTGGGCACCGAACGGCCGGGTTCTCATGTTCTTTCGTCAGGAAAAAAGCGATGCGCGCGGCCTGGGGGGCACGCCACGCCTGTTTTCGATCGATCTGACCGGCTTCAATGAACGCGAACTGGGGACCCCGGTCGGCGGTTCGGATCCCGCATGGTCTCCCGGGCCTCTCCGCCAATAG
- the tolQ gene encoding protein TolQ: MESNIVETIAVTGGAGIADFSVYGLFLRSDLVIKLVMIILFVASFWSWTIIVDKWIKLRRLSGDAARFEENFWSGGSLEELYERLGNKPSDPMAAVFAAAMSEWRRSSSRGLAATDALRANLQERIERVMEVSVTREMERIERYMVFLASAGATAPFIGLFGTVWGIMNSFQAIAVAKDTNLAVVAPGLAEALFTTAMGLIVAIPSVAAYNKFSADMGRYSQRLEGFAAEFSAILSRQLEESK; encoded by the coding sequence ATGGAATCCAATATTGTCGAAACGATCGCCGTGACCGGGGGCGCCGGGATCGCGGATTTTTCGGTCTACGGACTGTTTCTACGCTCCGACCTCGTCATCAAGCTGGTCATGATCATCCTGTTCGTGGCCTCATTCTGGTCGTGGACCATCATCGTCGATAAGTGGATCAAGCTGCGTCGGCTGTCGGGGGATGCGGCGCGCTTCGAGGAGAATTTCTGGTCCGGCGGTTCGCTCGAGGAACTCTATGAGCGACTCGGTAACAAGCCGTCGGACCCGATGGCGGCCGTGTTCGCGGCGGCCATGTCGGAATGGCGACGAAGTTCGTCGCGCGGGTTGGCGGCGACCGATGCGTTGCGGGCCAATCTGCAGGAACGGATCGAGCGGGTGATGGAGGTCTCCGTGACCCGGGAAATGGAACGCATCGAACGCTACATGGTCTTCCTGGCATCGGCCGGGGCGACGGCACCTTTTATCGGCCTGTTCGGGACCGTGTGGGGCATCATGAACAGCTTCCAGGCGATTGCGGTGGCCAAGGACACCAATCTTGCCGTGGTTGCGCCGGGGCTCGCGGAAGCCTTGTTTACCACGGCCATGGGGCTGATCGTCGCGATCCCGTCGGTCGCGGCCTACAACAAGTTCAGTGCCGATATGGGACGCTATTCGCAGCGGCTCGAGGGATTTGCCGCCGAATTCAGCGCCATCCTGTCGCGTCAGCTCGAGGAGTCGAAATAA
- a CDS encoding YebC/PmpR family DNA-binding transcriptional regulator: protein MAGHSQFKNIMHRKGAQDAKRAKAFAKLAREIEVAARSSPDPDQNPRLRTAIAAARGANMPNDRIKRAIDKATGGGEADSYEEIRYEGYGPGGVAVIVEALTDNRNRTASEVRSAFAKHGGNLGETNSVSFMFDQIGQIIYPADVASADDMFEAALEAGAEDVASTDSGHDITCAPDDFGQVVEALDGRFGAPESASLTWKPQTSVDLDSDSARTLLKLIDTLDDSDDVQRVSANFEVSDDVMAELTG, encoded by the coding sequence ATGGCAGGCCATTCCCAATTCAAGAACATTATGCACCGCAAGGGTGCACAGGATGCGAAACGCGCGAAGGCGTTTGCCAAACTGGCGCGCGAAATCGAGGTCGCGGCTCGGAGCAGCCCGGACCCCGACCAGAACCCGCGTCTGCGCACGGCGATTGCGGCGGCACGTGGCGCCAATATGCCCAACGACCGCATCAAGCGCGCCATCGACAAGGCGACAGGTGGCGGTGAGGCGGATAGTTACGAAGAGATCAGATATGAGGGCTACGGCCCGGGCGGGGTCGCGGTGATCGTCGAGGCGCTGACCGACAACCGCAACCGGACGGCCTCGGAAGTCCGGTCCGCGTTCGCCAAGCATGGCGGCAATCTCGGCGAGACGAACAGCGTATCGTTCATGTTCGACCAGATTGGACAGATCATTTACCCGGCCGATGTGGCCAGCGCCGACGACATGTTCGAGGCCGCGCTCGAAGCGGGCGCCGAAGATGTCGCCAGCACCGACAGTGGGCACGACATTACTTGTGCACCCGATGATTTCGGCCAGGTGGTCGAGGCCCTCGATGGCCGTTTTGGCGCACCGGAATCGGCCAGCCTCACATGGAAGCCGCAAACCTCGGTCGATCTGGATTCGGATTCGGCACGCACGCTGCTGAAACTGATCGACACACTCGACGACAGCGACGATGTGCAACGGGTCTCCGCCAACTTCGAGGTCAGCGACGACGTCATGGCGGAACTCACGGGCTGA
- the ruvA gene encoding Holliday junction branch migration protein RuvA — protein sequence MIARLKGLLDEVGPDWIVIDVAGVGYQVFCPARVIAALPAVGDPLSLHIETHVREDHIHLFGFATARERECFRMLTTVQGVGAKVGLGILGTLSVDDLTTAIVAEDKALLTRADGVGPRLAARLMTELKDKILSLDGAFAPSLSVSAPPAAGAVDAAGEGGGTVSSDAVSALVNLGYGRAEAFSAVNRAAQTLGDASDLDQLIPAALKELSQ from the coding sequence ATGATCGCGCGCCTGAAGGGCCTTCTCGACGAGGTCGGTCCGGACTGGATTGTCATCGACGTCGCGGGCGTCGGCTACCAGGTGTTCTGCCCGGCCCGGGTGATCGCCGCACTGCCGGCGGTCGGCGATCCGCTGTCGCTGCATATCGAGACCCATGTGCGCGAGGACCATATCCATCTCTTCGGCTTTGCCACGGCGCGCGAGCGCGAATGTTTCCGGATGCTGACGACCGTCCAGGGGGTCGGTGCGAAGGTTGGCCTGGGCATATTGGGCACGCTGTCCGTCGATGATCTGACCACCGCCATCGTGGCCGAGGACAAGGCGCTGCTGACCCGCGCGGATGGCGTCGGCCCCCGCCTGGCGGCGCGCCTGATGACCGAATTGAAGGACAAGATCCTGTCGCTGGACGGCGCGTTTGCACCGTCGCTTTCCGTGTCCGCACCCCCGGCCGCCGGTGCGGTGGACGCGGCGGGAGAAGGGGGCGGCACGGTTTCCTCGGACGCGGTTTCGGCGCTGGTCAACCTCGGTTACGGCCGCGCCGAGGCGTTCAGCGCGGTCAACCGTGCAGCCCAGACGCTGGGTGATGCGTCCGATCTGGATCAGCTCATCCCTGCGGCGCTGAAGGAGCTGAGCCAGTGA